The genomic interval CAGGTGTCAAGGGTAACGTTTTCGTTGGTGGTTGTAAACCGATAGCCAGGTAATTCGTTCAATGGCGTGCACTTGATATATCTTGACACTCTAGGTGGACTCAGTTTCTACATCGATGGTAAATCTTTAGACAGTGTTTTACAATATGCGAGGTCATTTCAGGCCAGAGTACACAGCGTCTACGACAAGACGTGCTATGAATATAAGGGTATACATTGTCCACGTAGTTTAGTTTTGCCACTTCCAATAAAAACCACGCGCCTTAGCTTTTATGTCTAGGTGCTTTTTACACAATGACCCTTGCCATCCATATAGTAAATCACCAATTATTTTGAAGTCTGCTCTACAAAAAGCTTTTGTTGTGTGTCGGGCTATGACTatggtattttttgaatttccCTCCTGTCAGCACATTAGATAGAAGAGCGGCTTATTACATGCAGTGAATTGATAACACAGTAGTCAGACATTCTTGTTGACGCGACAAACAGACAACAATATCCTGTTGCCGTGGTTTCTGTACCTTGTGATCACTTAGAACCAATCAGATAGTGTAACGAGCCACTGCCCGACAACCTAGGTGAAGTAGGAGACTGTTTGGATTCGTTCAACCTCACAACGTCTTACACAGCCGACAGTTAACGGTCAGCGTAAGCACTTTGGAAGCCTCACTACCCGCAGTTTCGTCTACAACAACCTAAACTCATCAATCAACATGGTAACGTATTCTTTTAACTGTGTATAGTGCTTCTACAACACGCTGAGCACATGACCTTGACCACTTTAATCCACACTAGCATGTTAATTACACTCTAATTACTTAAAACTCGATGACGTAGCAGGATTAAATATAAGGTGAACATCACAGATGCACGACACATCAGCAAAGCACAGACTTGCTGTGTCCCTAGCAATCATGTTCGTTTATGTTACTaagtaaatacaacacaataccaCTAAATCTTATATCAATTATTGGTCTATCCACCACTTCAAATTTTCTAATGTCGAGTCTGTAATAATCCCAATCTAAATGTGGATACAAGGACGTGTCGTTACTTGCACAAGGTCTCGAAGACAAAGTGAACGGACATCGATCATGGTACAGACATGCACAGAGTAGCTCGCCCTTTTCATTTATGATTTTAAACATCAAGCTAGGCCGTTCACTAGTACCCCCTATGAAAACGATAAAAAATAAAGATTAACAATGAAGGACGACCATTCATTCACAGCGAGAACTCCTCCGTACTTAAGGTCGACTTCGCCGTCTATCATTGCACTAATGGAGTTTAAACGGTTTTAAACTATCATTTTGTATAGACGGTTACTTCATTACGATGATTCGATAATGTTGGAATTATCTATGATACAATGATTGTTATATTGCCGTTCATAAATTattaaactaattattatctttgcaaattTAACGTCGCCCTTGGTTTCGCAGTTTCTGAAAACTAATGATCTCATGTATTCTTATTACAGCGTGAATGTATCTCCATCCACATTGGTCAAGCCGGTGTACAGATCGGTAATGCTTGCTGGGAGTTGTACTGTCTGGAGCACGGTATCCAGCCTGATGGTCAGATGCCAAGTGACAAGAccattggtggtggtgatgactcCTTCAACACCTTCTTCAGCGAGACTGGTGCAGGCAAACACGTCCCACGTGGTGTCTTCGTTGACTTGGAACCAACAGTAATTGGTAAGTGAAGAGATGCATTTAAGTGGAAGCAAACTGTATGATCTCTGTAATGAAACTAAAAAGTATATGTTTTGTAGTATGTATAGTATGCATGATTTCTACCTCACAATGCTTGTGATATTTCATAGCGAGTACATGATGTATATCTGAACAATTTTATACGAACTAAACCACAAGTTTTACGACTCTGGACTCCCCTACGTATTTCAAACCGAATGCCTTTACCCGAGTACTTTTCTCGATATTCAAAGTTGTAATCTAGATTATCTCGGTTCACTTATGTACATTTGATCTTTTGAAAAAAGTACTTATATCTGTCAATGGTCTCGTTTTAACAGATGAGGTTCGTACCGGCACCTACCGTCAACTGTTCCACCCCGAACAATTGATCACAGGAAAGGAAGATGCCGCCAACAACTATGCCCGTGGTCACTACACTGTTGGCAAAGAACTCATTGACTTGGTATTGGACAGAGTACGAAAATTGGTAAGTGTCGATCGACAGTAGTTAAGACAGTTTGCAAACGCCCACTTGGTTTTGATTAACGAGGGGAGAAAGCTTAAGGACTTCATCGGTAATTCAAATAAACACtatgttttgataaattttgaacTTAATTCTTTTAAAGTCCTTAATTACATTTCTAAAAATTGTGAGATCTGGCTATGAAAATCTTTTCAAAGAATTCGACAAAATTTGTACCGGATTGAAACGCTACAGTTCTTGTTCATTTAAATTATGTAGAAAGCGAAAAAGAAAAGGCACGAAATCTTCATATCTTTGGCGCCACAAACCCTGATATAGATTCTACAAGTAACTAAATGCTCAACATCTTACATcgtattttgttttcttcaccAGGCTGACCAGTGTACCGGTCTCCAAGGTTTCCTCCTCTTCCACAGCTTTGGTGGTGGTACCGGTTCTGGTTTCACTTCCTTGTTGATGGAACGTCTCTCTGTCGACTATGGCAAGAAGTCTAAACTCGAATTTGCTGTTTACCCAGCTCCTCAAATATCCACTGCTGTTGTCGAACCCTACAACTCTATCCTGACTACCCATACCACTTTGGAGCACTCTGACTGTGCTTTCATGGTTGACAACGAAGCCATCTACGATATCTGTCGTCGTAACCTCGACATCGAACGTCCAACCTACACCAACTTGAACCGTCTCATTGGTCAAATCGTCTCCTCCATCACCGCATCTCTGCGTTTCGATGGTGCCCTCAACGTTGACATCACTGAGTTCCAGACCAACTTGGTGCCCTACCCACGTATTCACTTCCCTCTGGCCACCTATGCTCCAGTCATCTCAGCTGAAAAGGCCTACCATGAACAACTTACAGTTGCTGAAATCACCAATGCTTGCTTTGAGCCAGCCAACCAGATGGTCAAATGTGACCCACGTCACGGCAAGTACATGGCCTGCTGTATGTTGTACCGTGGTGATGTCGTACCAAAAGATGTCAACGCTGCTATTGCCACCATCAAGACCAAACGTACCATCCAGTTCGTTGACTGGTGTCCAACTGGTTTCAAAGTCGGTATCAACTACCAACCACCAACCGTTGTACCAGGTGGTGATTTGGCTAAAGTACAACGTGCTGTCTGCATGTTGAGCAACACCACTGCTATTGCCGAGGCCTGGGCTCGTTTGGATCACAAGTTTGACTTGATGTATGCCAAGCGTGCTTTCGTCCATTGGTATGTCGGTGAGGGTATGGAGGAAGGTGAATTCTCTGAGGCTCGCGAAGATTTGGCAGCTTTGGAGAAAGATTACGAAGAAGTCGGTGTTGACTCCGCGGAAGGTGAAGGTGAAGAGGAAGGCGAAGAGTACTAGATGTCATCTCACACTGAAATACTGTCGTCGTAATGCAACACCACAGAACACCACTGTTTTACGACAATACTAACTATATAGTATTAGTAACAACATACACTTGCCAATCATCACTGCAAGCATGCAGTGCAACGTCAGCCATTAGATTTTGATTTGCAAAACGAAATCAGAATTTAAAGTTACAATCATTGACTTGTTTTGAAATTCGGTCTGTCTGATTCCTTCACTGATCCAGTAAGATGCAAGAGGAGAGAACAGTACAGGGTACACAGTCAACATTATGAATTGGTGACATTGGATTCACAAACcctgtgtatattataatatgtacGTTTGTCACTTGCAGAGATGATAAATTCtatcaataaaatcaatttattcTTACTAAACACGTGCATATcgtgagaaagagagagagagagagagacagacagagagacacacagacagacacacacacagggacaagacagacagacagacagccagacagacagacagacagacagacaaaacacaaAGATGGTCAGATGAGGGGAAATGTCACCGTCATTGTATAGATATAGGGGCGTCTCCGTAAGGTTTGCGACCATGCAGATTGAGGTAGTTGAGGGGTGCAAGGAGATGGAGAAAATATATGTGTAGGATGACTGAAAGATTCGTTTATGGTGTCTCACATTAATCATTTCCCACATACTCATCAATTGACAAGTCTAAACGAAATTTTTCGTCGAGGTTTAGGATATAGAGAAGTAGAAAGAGGAGACGGTGTAAAGTGCCAAAGGTATTAGTAGATCTAAGAGatggtttgtgagaatgggagaaattatttcatttgagaGTTGAATTTCTTTCCAAATTTTGGAGATGAAGTAGATACAAATACTTCGAAATCCGTCAAAAAGGGGGACCACATCGCTCCAGACCCGCTTCTCAGTGGTACACCGGAAACTAATcagagcgccctcaacctaTTGAAGACAGTAGACGATAAACACAATAACTGATCATGACacaaagctacatgtatgttatggactacacagacacagacacagacacagacacagacacagacacatatgaAATGAATGGACACAAGTCTGTTGTCTCTCAAGTTATTTTTATAAAGACgtcacaacaaaataaactggTATGTGCAAacggatatacatgtatatttatacaaaatgtcaaGATTCCAAACTGATGTCTTTTTCCACTCATGGAGATATGGCCAAGAGGATCAGGCtgacacgcacacacgcacacgcacacgcacacgcacacgcacacgcacaaacagacacatacacacacatatacacattaaatatattaaatcattattatgttatcaatattttaatgtacCCCCTCTCCCGGCAAAAAAAAAACCGTTCTATTCTCAAACTGCATGTATGATCATCGGTCATAGTACACTGTAACAATTCCATCGTTAGTACACATGGTTGTATTGTTTTTGCCTCATTTCTTTGTACTAATCGAAGGACGCGTCGGAGGCGAGGTGAGTTAAAATAAACAGTGGTACACTGGTAAGATCTACAGTATAATATTACGTCTCTAGCATAAAGACTTAGTTTACTTATTCTAGAATTTCAAATAGGTACATCGTCTAGTAACAATACTAAAAAAGTTACTTAAAGGTAACAAAATGAACGAAATCAGATACAGAATACATAACGGGTAAATTGTATAATCCATTTTCAAGAATCTATGAATCAAACTCCagaaacatgtatatgtatgtcaaagaagCCAAAGAAGACGACATTGGAAGACAATTTGAACTTTAAACTAGTGGATGAAATTGAATGAACTCGAATAGAAATCCACTAACTTCAGTGTCTAAAGGCTAACTGGCACACACCACATATCAGCATTTGTACTCGGTTTCCTATGATGTAGAAGCTGAAAAGAAGTCTACGTGATCACATTTCTGTTACAATAACTTGATTACTCTGTGATAACAACAGGTTGAGCGATTTAGTTACCCAGTTTCAAACGCAAAGCTGTCCTGTTAGACACCCAATGCCGATGTAACAAACATGCGGTTGCTAAGAAGTATTAAATCAATGCACGTCCCATTTCTTACCTGTTGCTAGTGAGCGCTAAAGAATGTGTGGCCAATTGCGAACTGACGATGTGTGATATATGAAGTGCTTAATTGTGTTTGAAGTGCTCCACGCTAGCTTGTATCATAGACCCTTTTGTGTAGGGTCTGTG from Glandiceps talaboti chromosome 3, keGlaTala1.1, whole genome shotgun sequence carries:
- the LOC144433460 gene encoding tubulin alpha-1A chain-like, which encodes MRECISIHIGQAGVQIGNACWELYCLEHGIQPDGQMPSDKTIGGGDDSFNTFFSETGAGKHVPRGVFVDLEPTVIDEVRTGTYRQLFHPEQLITGKEDAANNYARGHYTVGKELIDLVLDRVRKLADQCTGLQGFLLFHSFGGGTGSGFTSLLMERLSVDYGKKSKLEFAVYPAPQISTAVVEPYNSILTTHTTLEHSDCAFMVDNEAIYDICRRNLDIERPTYTNLNRLIGQIVSSITASLRFDGALNVDITEFQTNLVPYPRIHFPLATYAPVISAEKAYHEQLTVAEITNACFEPANQMVKCDPRHGKYMACCMLYRGDVVPKDVNAAIATIKTKRTIQFVDWCPTGFKVGINYQPPTVVPGGDLAKVQRAVCMLSNTTAIAEAWARLDHKFDLMYAKRAFVHWYVGEGMEEGEFSEAREDLAALEKDYEEVGVDSAEGEGEEEGEEY